The DNA region AAGGGAcataagagtgacttctagcattactctcgTTAGCACACAAGCGTGAAAATAGAACGAGTAATTTTAGTAGTCTCTCTCGTGTCATTCTTGTGTTCCTCTAAAAATgaggtgtcttttaaaattacaatttgattaaaattcaataatgatcaatcataagcccaatggtaattttaagagccacaccATTCTTGGAGGGATACGAGAATGACACAAGAATGACTTCTagtattattcaaacaaaacatTTGGTCAagattcttttagaaattttcaACATCAATCACATTATGGTTGTTAGTTGTTAATTACATTCTTTGGCTATTTTACAACTGTTCATGGTACATGCTTAATTTTAGGGAAATTTTACTTACCTTCGAACGTCTttccaaacttcaaaaattcaaaacatggggatttgatgtatcaaatattgttaattattccttattattggttttttattttttattttttattttttagagaaatggtAGGGGTCAATAAATTTTCCATATTTTGCCTATATTCCCTTacaattaaccattagatttgtgaggtccaccattgacttatgtgaaaTCTACGTAAATAtacaaatccaatggttgattgtaagggAATATAGGCAAAATAGGTGAACTTATTGACccctagcattttttttttaattattttatttaactcaAACGGCTAACAAGATAAATGTCTcttatattataaaatttataaaaatatgaatacaTACATTGCACATTTATAACTTCAATCTAGCGCATTTTCTTTAACAAATAGTATTGAAAAATTATCTTATATAGTGCCAAGTCAATCTGCCTCATATATATACTAAACTAGGAGCAAATGGAGTTAGTTAAAATTATCTtaatatatagggaaaaatgcaaaatcaatccatatggtttattttatttgcaattaactctctgtggtatcaaaatgaactcaaaggtctaTGATGTATGccataaaaaacaatttagtcacTACAGTTAAATTTCGTTTACTGACTTAACAAATTCTGATAGTTAGAGCCAATAGAATTGTTAAATTAATGGACGAAATTTGACTGaatggactaaattatttttttggcatacctcagggacatttgaatttattttgatattgtaTGGGTCTAATTGTAAAGAActaaaccacaatgactaatgttgcattttttcttaatatatatatatatatatatatatatatatatatataaagcaaattatatttctatttttgttttttgtttttttctggaAATGATCCGTTAGCCTTCTTCTATTTTGAATTCATTGCAACTGATAGATTCTTTTATGTTTCGTAGACATTGTTTATGAAATTTCCCAATTGATTCCACACAACTGGTAAATTTGAGGTGGTAGATATGGCATTATAGTCATAATTATGTGATTATGTGCATTGTTGTGTTCTTACTTCTTGGTGACTTGGTCAGACGTTTACAGTGTTAAGGCTATATTATATTATGTTTTAATatgtttatgattatttttattgtaagggTTATTTCTGTTGGTAATTGAATTGTATACatacatgtttttatttttttctttgggtttttaggtcacttttaaaatgtattatgaAAGTAAAGAATCACCATACTTAAGCCTAGTTTATTGGGCTAAAAAaaccataattatttttttaaagggcAAAAAATGCCTAaattatgctaaaaaaataggcccaaatgcacaattttttgaaaactgGGTTACCGGTTGGGATAACTGGGTACTAACCTGTAACCAGCTGGTTATTACATAACAGGGTAACCGGTTATCGGttttgattttctaaatttaataactGGGTACACCGATAACGGTTAccaattttagccattaactagTAATCGGAATTGGGTTGATACCCCTAGTTTATGGTTCAAATTCCAATACTTATACTCTGTTTTTGTATTTCTCGTTTTTTTGTGTGGGTTTTCTTGTTGAATCAGCTTCACACTTTTTCTGTCAAATGCTGACAATAGAAACCCTAGCCCTTACGCTCCGTCAACTCTCTGATTAGCTGCTCCATTGTCCATTAACTTTAATGGGAGAATCTCATGGTCAAGAAGGCCAAGCTCATGATGTCAACTTTACGCTATGTCTCCAAGCGTTTGAAAATTTCCTCActcagaaaaggaaaaataaagctttGTGCCAATTCTAACAATAAGCCTAACAATAAATTACATattactacaaaaaaaaagcaaacaataAATTACCTATTTACATTGGGTATaattttagagtaatgctatttagtagactgctatacAACTGTCATATAACTTGGATGACGGGGCCATGAAAAGtagtcattgatttttattttctttacaagtgttgatccaattttattttttttcctcatgggAACATCATCAAACTATATGATATtcatataacagtctactaaataatattattcataattttatatatacacCCTGAGAAGATAAATGGATTGAGTTTCCTATTCGAGAAGGTTAGAAGGATATAAGAGCTATCCAGCTTCCCAAGTTGAGGACTAGgtcttcttttgttgttgttgcaccACAAAAACAGAAGTTGTGCTGTTAAGATTTAATGAGACAAGCAAGTCTCCCATAATTCCCAACTCTGGAAATTCACTCCATTCTGCAAGGCCGGATGTCTGCGAAGTCTCTACGTTATGCCGTCTACCAACAATAATAAGGTCATATTCATTCATCATACCTCGAACTATCAGTGCTGTTTGAGCCCCATCTTTCACAATTCTCTCTTGAAATATCACATATTCATTACCCACATTGttaagtttaatatgatttagtATCTCATTGTCAAACAATTTGTCCAAGCGGGTATCGCCTTCAGTGTCAGATGCAACAAAGTGAACCACAGTCAGGGCAATTTTCGAGTGATTGGCCATGCGATTGGCAAAAGCCAATGCCTCTTGATCATCATTACCTCCTAAAAAGAACATAGCAACAGAACATAATGATTGTGATGAAACCATTTGGTGACCTAAATAACCACCGTCAACAAGAATCCCAATAGAGCAGGGGGCTAGTTCAAGCATATTGCAATTTAAGATTCTTACGGTATTGTCCTCTGATTCAATAGTACCATTAGTGGACCATTTTCGGTGGAACGGGAGTACTATGAGGGATGTAAGTTTGTCCAATCCAAGGATGCATATATCTTCATGCATGGATTGTAGTACTGAGATTGACGTGAAGATGTTTACTGATACAACACCTTGATTGTCTTGTTCAAAGTTATTGAAGGCGAGAATAACATTCTCAGAATATGAACTATTGGACACAATCTTTTTCTGCACTTGGTGGGAAATAAAAATAGGAGATGTTCGACCAATTAACTCGATAAGGTGAAGCACATAAACAGCAAGAGGCCTTTCTCTAGATGGGCACGAGACTTCAAGTAGTTTGATTACAGCAGCAATATTATCTGGCCTATGAATGCAAACAAGGATTCGGAGCTCCGTGTTGGCTCTGCAATGCATAATATCTCTTTTCTGGTAACCTGCATACCTTCTTGAAGGGTGGTACAAGAACTTCACTAGGAGTGGCACGAAAATTGCAATCACTAGGATGCAAACACATGACAAAGTGAACACTTGGTCTGTCATGACCTACGCTTAAGTAAACAAAATGTTAGAGAAAGATGACGTTGTTCAAGAAAACAATGTTTTTTACTATACTAAAGATTATGTGCTAGAAAATGTATTTTGCAATATAGTATGATATTTCAAGAAGAtcaatattttctttccttcttaaTTCTAGTACTTTTGCTTAAAATACTTTTAACCATGAAATATCAACTCATCACATTTGGaataaaagataatttattataaTGCTTTCTTCCTTTACTTTAAATCTCAATGTTGATTTTTCTTTAGGGTAAGTATTGTACGTTGAAAATTAAGTAAGaggataagaaagaaaaatccaacATGCAATTTTCCTTTCACAATGCTAGGATATAGGGAAAAAGGACTGAACTGTaggtttgaattaaaaatgatatatattcacaccataaaaaaagaagaagaaggcatcTATCTAATTAATGTCTATCATAGGCATACACaatgaaaccaaaaagaaaaaggtaatttCATTTTCtagtgaaaaaaaaaggggagaaaagaaataattacCTCAATATCGTTGAGAAATGAGTAGTATTCTAGTTGGGTTACACCTTTGAAACTCATTAAGAGAGCGAGTGCCAGAGCATCGTTTAATGGCATTTTGGCGTACAAAGGAGGAACCAAAGAACCCAACATTTTGGccataaaaatcaaaacaatgaGGATTCCGTTGAATGTCATGAAACTGTTATCGAATTTGATTAAACGCAAATCTGTTCTCATAGCACAAGTAGTCACGTAGAGTGGCAGAAACACATCTGAAATGAAGCAGTTGAACTTGTTGACAATGGTTGATCCTAAAGGCGGTCCATCTGGTATTGCCAAACCGAGAATGAAAGGTCCATAGAGTAAACtctcaccaaaataattagAAAGCAAGCTGAATCCAAGGATCATTAGCATGATGATATGAATGTATACGTCTCTAATAGGCCTGCCTTTCGGTGTTTGCCTGATTACCCAAAACATTGCTGGTCGAATTGCATATACAAGGACAACAATATAGATGATGATTGCTCCCAAATCTATAGCCGAGAACATAGTACCTTGCACCAGGTAATTTCTAATTAAGGAGCTACTAACGAGAGCCAACAAGGATAACATGTCGCATATCATTGTTGTAGATAGGCTTAATCGACCAAGTTCAGAATTTAGGATCTTGAGGTCCTCCAGAAGCAAAGCAAGGACTGGAAATGAAGTTATACAATGTGCTATTGTTATATATGGAAGTTGATATGATTCTTTTTTCAACCATAGCCTTCCAATTTTCACTTCGACTGACAACCCAATTAGCAAAGGCAACAACATGCTTGCAACACCAGTAAACAAGGtttttcttccatttctttttatcattccCATATCCATTTTCACCCCACTCACAAATAGAAAGAGTGTGTAACTAAGGAGTGACAAAATTCCTATTATTTCTTGACTCTTTATCGAGAACAAaacatttttgaatattttgaagCGTCCTAGGAGAGATGGACCAAGGATTATGCCTACCTGGTTCACATAAAATCAAGACAACTGTTCAATTACAATAAATAGAATCTCCACCTCAACAATCTCATCAAATATGTAAATGTGTgatcataacaaaaaaaaaaattctatttattaGACTGTTATATATACAACTGCCATACAATTGGtatgatgtgaaaaaaaaaaaaaaaaattaatgtttttttggaggaaacttcacttacctccCTGGATGTTCCATTACTTTTTCAATTGTACCttgaaactttaaaaagttgtatTGTTGGGTCTCCTTGTTTGAAAACTTTATAATTTTCCCATACCGTTAGGATTTATGGTTAAATAAAACAGTTAATAAGTGAAATGTCCCTTATACCTCTGTaaaacttataatattacaaaataatcataattaaatacttaatttttggggaaacttcaagACCCTCATGAACTTTCATTCGTCATGACACTATCCCCTCCAAGTTTAAAAACGctcaattaagggtattgaactttcaatttcttcgAATTACCTTATTTCGTTAGTATTTTTCGTTAAATCATGTCAAAATACCcattcatgtatatatatattgcaaagatgttgcaaaaatattgcaaatatggttttttttttttttttttaaaagtctaaatctttacaattttttattttatttttgaggaGAAACTTCGTGAGGTACTGTCAAAATGTGTAGAAGTTGGGGGGGGTGggtttgtgaagtttctcctattttttataataaaaaatcatgggtattttgaaaatatttaacggaaaatcctaaccGAATGGGGTAATTGAaatcaattgaaagtttaatctTAACTGAGAGTTTTTTAACTTCAAGAATTACTTTCAAAATACATGAAAGTTCAGGGAGGGATTTCTGAAATTCttgcaaatttaaaaaatgaaaagcatcCACCCACAACCAGCTTGGCCGTGGGCCGGGTCAAtgttctatttcttttttgtcttttagctttattcattaggatttaacgaaaaatcctaatgGTCAAGTGACATTGTAAAGTTTTCAAACATGGTTTTGtgaaattgcaactttttaagGTTTGAGGGCATATATAATTGCAAATGTAATAGAACAA from Corylus avellana chromosome ca10, CavTom2PMs-1.0 includes:
- the LOC132163123 gene encoding cation/H(+) antiporter 3-like; amino-acid sequence: MDMGMIKRNGRKTLFTGVASMLLPLLIGLSVEVKIGRLWLKKESYQLPYITIAHCITSFPVLALLLEDLKILNSELGRLSLSTTMICDMLSLLALVSSSLIRNYLVQGTMFSAIDLGAIIIYIVVLVYAIRPAMFWVIRQTPKGRPIRDVYIHIIMLMILGFSLLSNYFGESLLYGPFILGLAIPDGPPLGSTIVNKFNCFISDVFLPLYVTTCAMRTDLRLIKFDNSFMTFNGILIVLIFMAKMLGSLVPPLYAKMPLNDALALALLMSFKGVTQLEYYSFLNDIEVMTDQVFTLSCVCILVIAIFVPLLVKFLYHPSRRYAGYQKRDIMHCRANTELRILVCIHRPDNIAAVIKLLEVSCPSRERPLAVYVLHLIELIGRTSPIFISHQVQKKIVSNSSYSENVILAFNNFEQDNQGVVSVNIFTSISVLQSMHEDICILGLDKLTSLIVLPFHRKWSTNGTIESEDNTVRILNCNMLELAPCSIGILVDGGYLGHQMVSSQSLCSVAMFFLGGNDDQEALAFANRMANHSKIALTVVHFVASDTEGDTRLDKLFDNEILNHIKLNNVGNEYVIFQERIVKDGAQTALIVRGMMNEYDLIIVGRRHNVETSQTSGLAEWSEFPELGIMGDLLVSLNLNSTTSVFVVQQQQKKT